GGGCCGGCTCAAGGACGCCGCCGGCGGTCTCGTCGGTGACGAGAGCCTGCAGGCCGAGGGCAAGATCGACCGCGCCACGGGGAAGGTGCAGGACACGGTGGGTCGGATTCAGCGCAAGCTCGGCAAGCGGGACCGCGACATCTGACCCGCTCGGGATCGCGCCGCGGCGCGACGTCAACCCGGGGGAGTGGACGAGGCCCGAGCGATCATGCCACCATCGCTCGGGCCTTTTCACGTGCGCCTGTTGCTTCGCACGCACGCGCTACTCCCGCCAGCCTCCTTGCCGGTTGCCAACGCTGCAAGTATCCTGCGACCCGCGTCACCCAGGCGCTGATCCGGCTACAAGCACATGTGCCGACGACCACGAGGGCCGTCGGCACATGCCACGGCTCGATGCGCGCGCTACCGCGCGCGAGCCGCTTT
This genomic interval from Longimicrobiaceae bacterium contains the following:
- a CDS encoding CsbD family protein; translated protein: MKNRDLDRDQPIRDDLMEEGTENSVEGKAKDLKGRLKDAAGGLVGDESLQAEGKIDRATGKVQDTVGRIQRKLGKRDRDI